The Streptomyces sp. NBC_01268 genome segment CCGCCGGGCGGCGGCCAGGTGCTCCGGCAGGCCGACGATCCCCACGCTGAAGCGGATGCCTCGCCCCGCGAGCGCGTGGCACTTGCCGAGGAACCGCTCGTACGGGGTCTGGCCCGGGTGGTACGTGCACCACAGGGCCACGCTGTCCGGGTCGGCCTCGTCCAGCCACTCCGTGCGGCAGCTCAGGTTGGTCTGGATCGCCACCCGCTCCACGTGGGGCAGCCGGGAGAGCTCCACCAGCGCGCGCCGGTACCAGGAGCGCACCAGGCCCTCGCCCCACGGGGTGAACAGGACGCGCAGCCGGTCGTCCCGCCGCTCCGCCGCCCAGCCGGCGAAGCGCTCCAGGGCGGCCCGGTCGGCCGTCAGCGCCGCGCGGCTGTCGCGGCGCTTGGCGAACGGGCAGTACGGGCAGTCGTAGTCGCAGGAGGCCAAGGGGCCCCGGTACAACAGGGTCAGATCCATGCCGGGCCCCGCTACTTCGCCTCGTACGCGGCCATCGCCGCCCGCACCGCCGGGGAGAACAGCTCGGGGCCGAGCCCGTCCGAGAACGCGAGGCCCTCGGGGGAGAGCCGGAGCAGCCCGCCGGGAGCATCCCCGTCCAGCCAGCCCAGCTCCTCGAAGCGGGCGAGCTCGGCCGGGAAGTCCGCGAAGGGCGAGGCGCCGAAGCGGGCCGTGTAGTCCGCGGTCTCCATGCCCTCGGCCTGGAGCAGCGACTGCAGCAGATGGCGGCGGCGGGCCTCGTCCGGACCGGTCGGCCGGCCCACCTCCGCCCGGGAGAAGTCCGCCGTCGCCGTGTACGTGTCGATGATCGAGCGGATCTCGCGCATCCCGACCGCGTAGTCGAAGGAGTAGTGCAGCCGCGAGGTGTAGGAGCGGGCGCCGCAGCCCAGGCCGATCATGCCGTCGGTCTGGCAGGCGTGGTCGTCGGGGCCGAGCGCGGGCGCGTCGGCGCGCCGGAACATGCGCATCGACACCTGTCGGTACCCGTGGGCGAGGAGGTGGTCCCGTCCGTGCCGGTAGAGCCGCAGCCGCTGCGCGTCCCACTCCCGGTCGGCGTCCTGCCCGCCGGTCTGCCGGCCGAGGCCGGTGAGCGGGCGGACGTACAGCGGGTAGAGGTAGAGCTCCTCGGGCCGCCACTGGAGCGCGGCGTCGAGCGAGCGGCGCCAGGACGCCTCGGTCTGGCCGTCGATGCCGTAGATGAGGTCGATGTTG includes the following:
- a CDS encoding STM4011 family radical SAM protein; protein product: MDLTLLYRGPLASCDYDCPYCPFAKRRDSRAALTADRAALERFAGWAAERRDDRLRVLFTPWGEGLVRSWYRRALVELSRLPHVERVAIQTNLSCRTEWLDEADPDSVALWCTYHPGQTPYERFLGKCHALAGRGIRFSVGIVGLPEHLAAARRLRAELPAGVYLWVNAAEGRTYTDVEAEEWTLLDPLFPYSRHPHRSAGLPCRTGESVVSVDGDGTVRRCHFVRAELGNLYDGSYRTALRPRPCPLAVCDCHIGYVHLETLPLYDVFAGGVLERIPAGLPASPRGA
- a CDS encoding STM4012 family radical SAM protein, whose translation is MTRSTGTPRPYRSYVYAYPHKTAYRPLPERPPLDALWADEPKDALSLYAHIPFCEVRCGFCNLFTRIGAPDELTTRYLDALDRQAAAVREALGDAGPVRFATAAFGGGTPTYLSAAELERLCDIAERRMGADLRTVPLSVETSPATATADRLAVLAGRGATRLSIGVQSFVEEEARAAVRPQRRADVEAALGRIRDTGVPVLNIDLIYGIDGQTEASWRRSLDAALQWRPEELYLYPLYVRPLTGLGRQTGGQDADREWDAQRLRLYRHGRDHLLAHGYRQVSMRMFRRADAPALGPDDHACQTDGMIGLGCGARSYTSRLHYSFDYAVGMREIRSIIDTYTATADFSRAEVGRPTGPDEARRRHLLQSLLQAEGMETADYTARFGASPFADFPAELARFEELGWLDGDAPGGLLRLSPEGLAFSDGLGPELFSPAVRAAMAAYEAK